The Lepus europaeus isolate LE1 chromosome 21, mLepTim1.pri, whole genome shotgun sequence genome has a window encoding:
- the LOC133750879 gene encoding type 2 phosphatidylinositol 4,5-bisphosphate 4-phosphatase-like, with protein MAVDRVGKCSPLLSALHSENVTPTVPPYLQESSPSTELPPPYMAVANPDASVIPVINCRTCQSLINLDGKLHQPVTKCMVCNEATPIKNPPSGKKYARYPCNCLLICKDTSRRIGCPRPNCKYIITLGPIMLASEQSAQPALPTQQEGPRVVCGHCGSTFLWMELRFNTLAKCPHCKAISSVGSALPRRPCCAYLSIGMICIFTGVGLTVGTQHLAR; from the coding sequence ATGGCTGTGGACAGGGTGGGCAAATGCTCACCATTGCTATCAGCATTGCATTCAGAGAATGTCACTCCCACAGTCCCACCATATTTGCAAGAAAGCAGCCCCAGCACGGAACTCCCACCTCCATATATGGCTGTTGCTAATCCAGATGCCAGCGTTATTCCAGTAATAAATTGCCGTACATGCCAGTCTCTCATCAATTTGGATGGCAAACTTCACCAGCCTGTGACTAAGTGCATGGTCTGCAATGAAGCCACTCCAATCAAAAACCCACCATCAGGGAAGAAATATGCTAGATACCCTTGTAATTGTCTCCTCATTTGTAAGGACACATCTCGACGAATAGGATGTCCACGACCCAACTGTAAATACATAATCACCCTTGGCCCAATAATGCTTGCTTCTGAACAGTCAGCTCAACCTGCTCTGCCAACCCAACAAGAAGGTCCAAGGGTTGTGTGTGGACACTGTGGAAGCACATTCCTGTGGATGGAACTGAGGTTCAACACTCTGGCAAAATGCCCACACTGCAAAGCAATCTCCTCTGTGGGCAGTGCACTTCCACGAAGACCCTGCTGTGCGTACCTTAGCATTGGAATGATATGTATTTTCACTGGAGTTGGGTTAACTGTTGGCACCCAACACTTGGCTAGGTGA